One segment of Macaca fascicularis isolate 582-1 chromosome 4, T2T-MFA8v1.1 DNA contains the following:
- the LOC102131633 gene encoding UL16-binding protein 1 — protein MAAAASTAFLLCLSFLHLLSGWSRAGRADTHCLCYDFIIIPKFRPEPRWCAVQGLVDERPFLHYDCVNHKAKAFASLGKKVNVTKTWEKQTETLGDVVDFLKGQLPDIQVENLMPIEPLILQARMSCEHEAQGHGRGSWQFLFNGQTFLLFDSNNRKWTALQPGAKKMKEKWEKNTEVTTFFQKISMGDCKTWLEEFLMYWEQMLDPTKPPTVAQGTTHPKAMATTLIPWRLLLIILLCFILAGS, from the exons ATGGCAGCGGCCGCCAGCACTGCGTTCCTTCTGTGCCTCTCCTTTCTGCACCTGCTGTCCGGCTGGTCCAGGGCAGGGCGGGCCG ACACACACTGTCTTTGCTATGATTTCATCATCATTCCTAAATTCAGACCTGAACCACGATGGTGTGCAGTTCAAGGCCTGGTGGATGAAAGGCCTTTTCTTCACTATGACTGTGTTAACCACAAGGCCAAAGCCTTTGCTTCTCTGGGGAAGAAAGTCAATGTCACAAAAACCTGGGAAAAACAAACTGAAACACTAGGAGACGTGGTGGATTTCCTCAAAGGGCAACTGCCTGACATTCAAGTGGAGAATTTAATGCCCATTG AGCCCCTCATTCTGCAGGCCCGGATGTCTTGTGAGCACGAAGCCCAAGGACACGGCAGAGGATCTTGGCAGTTCCTCTTCAATGGACAGACGTTCCTCCTCTTTGACTCAAACAACAGAAAGTGGACAGCGCTTCAACCTGGAGCCAAGAAGATGAAAGAGAAGTGGGAGAAGAACACGGAGGTGACCACGTTCTTCCAGAAGATTTCAATGGGGGATTGTAAGACATGGCTTGAAGAATTTTTGATGTACTGGGAACAAATGCTGGATCCAACAA AACCACCCACTGTGGCCCAAGGCACAACCCACCCCAAAGCCATGGCCACCACCCTCATTCCCTGGAGGCTCCTCCTCATCATCCTCCTCTGCTTCATTCTAGCTGGCAGCTGA